The Rhododendron vialii isolate Sample 1 chromosome 8a, ASM3025357v1 genome has a window encoding:
- the LOC131335783 gene encoding polyadenylate-binding protein-interacting protein 4-like isoform X2, giving the protein MNLQEAIQPRPSTNGYGRQKVERESVNRMEHKSQSGKTNSSRQTSAGVPAGSNGGDYGSPSLERLVYLTTCLIGHRVEVQVTDGSVYSGIFHTTNAEKDFGIILKMAHSARTGASQGQKSIAKSVSQAPSKTLIIPAKELVQITAKGVSVTKDGFTNDLQHVKQQDIMIDSSISQSRHVDVERDLERWVPDEDDLQRPELENIFDDRWKRGWDQFEANATLFGVKSTFDEELYTTKLERGPQMRDLEREALRIAREIEGEETHDLHLAEERGIHLHENFDIDEETRFSSVFRGVDDSGYDEDEEVLFETRNDDTFGASSSVSKSFGNLTSGKTDDGAQVSTCSSSKDEVQSSLSSTVEDLHHADSGDHSKRPSSELLSKRPSSDGEIRIQENQSSDPLAGYNYLKELVEKETLAEEVQKSKSEDLQSSMRTEKDGTHIGVSCQNSTSHASTSLGSSIGQEKRSSPGEQRDDVTPVIPLGQTQSARSRGQPGNSASSTSERGGSASASSVPGLSPSSSLGSLTSEKSTLNPHAKEFKLNPNAKSFMPSQTPLRPASPVSDGSFYFPTSVAAGPHMHGMPVGVGMGPSFAHHPVVFNPQIAPMPSQQGYFHPNGPQYGQQMILGHPRQVLYMPTYPPEMPYKGRDF; this is encoded by the exons ATGAATCTGCAAGAAGCTATACAGCCCAGACCATCAACTAATGGATATGGTCGTCAGAAGGTTGAAAGAGAAAGTGTGAATAGGATGGAGCATAAGTCGCAATCCGGAAAAACAAACTCGAGTAGACAGACAAGTGCAG GTGTCCCGGCTGGAAGTAATGGTGGAGACTATGGAAGTCCTTCACTTGAGCGACTAGTATATTTAACGACATGTCTTATTGGTCACCGTGTGGAAGTCCAAGTGACAGATGGATCTGTATACTCTGGAATATTTCATACAACAAATGCTGAAAAAGATTTTG GTATCATTTTGAAGATGGCACACTCAGCAAGGACTGGTGCTTCCCAAGGACAGAAGTCTATTGCGAAGTCTGTCAGCCAGGCTCCTTCAAAGACTTTGATTATACCCGCTAAAGAACTCGTACAGATCACTGCAAAG GGTGTGTCTGTAACCAAGGATGGTTTCACAAATGATCTTCAGCATGTAAAACAGCAGGACATCATGATAGACTCCTCTATATCACAATCTCGTCATGTTGATGTGGAAAGGGATTTGGAGCGGTGGGTCCCTGATGAAGATGATCTGCAACGTCCTGAATTGGAGAATATATTTGATGACCGCTGGAAAAG GGGCTGGGATCAATTTGAAGCAAATGCAACATTATTTGGAGTAAAAAGCACCTTTGATGAGGAACTTTATACAACGAAACTTGAGAGGGGCCCTCAGATGAGAGATTTGGAAAGGGAAGCTTTAAGAATAGCAAGAGAAATTGAGGGTGAGGAAACCCATGATCTACATTTAGCAGAG GAACGAGGCATTCACCTTCATGAGAACTTTGATATTGATGAGGAAACCAGATTTTCATCGGTATTTAGAGGGGTTGATGACAGTGGATATGATGAAGATGAGGAAGTATTGTTTGAGACGCGTAATGATGACACCTTCGGTGCCTCTAGTTCTGTTAGCAAATCTTTTGGTAACTTGACCAGTGGAAAAACTGATGATGGTGCTCAAGTGTCAACTTGTTCTTCTTCTAAG GATGAAGTACAATCTTCTCTGTCAAGCACCGTGGAGGATTTACACCATGCAGATTCTGGTGATCACTCGAAACGACCTTCATCTGAACTTCTCTCTAAACGGCCATCGTCGGATGGTGAAATCAG GATTCAAGAGAATCAGTCCAGTGATCCACTTGCAGGATATAATTACTTAAAGGAGCTTGTAGAAAAGGAAACG TTGGCTGAGGAGGTTCAAAAATCGAAATCGGAGG ATTTGCAGTCATCTATGAGAACAGAGAAAGATGGCACTCATATTGGGGTGTCATGCCAGAACTCGACTTCACATGCTTCTACATCTCTTGGATCATCCATTGGTCAGGAAAAGAGGAGCTCTCCTGGTGAACAAAGAGATGATGTGACACCTGTGATACCACTAGGACAAACACAATCTGCAAGATCTCGAGGACAACCTGGCAATTCTGCGTCATCCACTTCAGAGCGCGGAGGTTCTGCCTCAGCTTCTAGCGTTCCTGGCTTATCTCCAAGCTCATCATTGGGTTCGTTGACTTCAGAAAAGTCAACCCTGAATCCCCATGCTAAG GAGTTCAAACTCAATCCAAATGCAAAGAGCTTCATGCCATCTCAAACTCCTTTAAGGCCTGCTTCTCCAGTGTCTGATGGTTCCTTTTACTTTCCAACTAGTGTGGCTGCTGGTCCGCACATGCATGGCATGCCTGTAGGTGTTGGG ATGGGACCCTCGTTTGCACACCACCCTGTTGTATTCAATCCACAAATTGCGCCAATGCCATCGCAACAGGGCTATTTCCATCCTAATGGACCTCAG TATGGGCAGCAGATGATTCTTGGTCACCCTCGACAAGTTCTTTACATGCCAACTTATCCCCCA GAAATGCCTTACAAGGGAAGAGATTTTTAG
- the LOC131335783 gene encoding polyadenylate-binding protein-interacting protein 4-like isoform X1, producing the protein MNLQEAIQPRPSTNGYGRQKVERESVNRMEHKSQSGKTNSSRQTSAGVPAGSNGGDYGSPSLERLVYLTTCLIGHRVEVQVTDGSVYSGIFHTTNAEKDFGIILKMAHSARTGASQGQKSIAKSVSQAPSKTLIIPAKELVQITAKGVSVTKDGFTNDLQHVKQQDIMIDSSISQSRHVDVERDLERWVPDEDDLQRPELENIFDDRWKRGWDQFEANATLFGVKSTFDEELYTTKLERGPQMRDLEREALRIAREIEGEETHDLHLAEERGIHLHENFDIDEETRFSSVFRGVDDSGYDEDEEVLFETRNDDTFGASSSVSKSFGNLTSGKTDDGAQVSTCSSSKDEVQSSLSSTVEDLHHADSGDHSKRPSSELLSKRPSSDGEIRIQENQSSDPLAGYNYLKELVEKETLAEEVQKSKSEDLQSSMRTEKDGTHIGVSCQNSTSHASTSLGSSIGQEKRSSPGEQRDDVTPVIPLGQTQSARSRGQPGNSASSTSERGGSASASSVPGLSPSSSLGSLTSEKSTLNPHAKEFKLNPNAKSFMPSQTPLRPASPVSDGSFYFPTSVAAGPHMHGMPVGVGMGPSFAHHPVVFNPQIAPMPSQQGYFHPNGPQYGQQMILGHPRQVLYMPTYPPVRKLDRIRSFLYAGLLSSSRNIFSDDESNGDPYLSKSFSNQHYIGMLKMATASFFLAVAIFNYCSICYFLLGN; encoded by the exons ATGAATCTGCAAGAAGCTATACAGCCCAGACCATCAACTAATGGATATGGTCGTCAGAAGGTTGAAAGAGAAAGTGTGAATAGGATGGAGCATAAGTCGCAATCCGGAAAAACAAACTCGAGTAGACAGACAAGTGCAG GTGTCCCGGCTGGAAGTAATGGTGGAGACTATGGAAGTCCTTCACTTGAGCGACTAGTATATTTAACGACATGTCTTATTGGTCACCGTGTGGAAGTCCAAGTGACAGATGGATCTGTATACTCTGGAATATTTCATACAACAAATGCTGAAAAAGATTTTG GTATCATTTTGAAGATGGCACACTCAGCAAGGACTGGTGCTTCCCAAGGACAGAAGTCTATTGCGAAGTCTGTCAGCCAGGCTCCTTCAAAGACTTTGATTATACCCGCTAAAGAACTCGTACAGATCACTGCAAAG GGTGTGTCTGTAACCAAGGATGGTTTCACAAATGATCTTCAGCATGTAAAACAGCAGGACATCATGATAGACTCCTCTATATCACAATCTCGTCATGTTGATGTGGAAAGGGATTTGGAGCGGTGGGTCCCTGATGAAGATGATCTGCAACGTCCTGAATTGGAGAATATATTTGATGACCGCTGGAAAAG GGGCTGGGATCAATTTGAAGCAAATGCAACATTATTTGGAGTAAAAAGCACCTTTGATGAGGAACTTTATACAACGAAACTTGAGAGGGGCCCTCAGATGAGAGATTTGGAAAGGGAAGCTTTAAGAATAGCAAGAGAAATTGAGGGTGAGGAAACCCATGATCTACATTTAGCAGAG GAACGAGGCATTCACCTTCATGAGAACTTTGATATTGATGAGGAAACCAGATTTTCATCGGTATTTAGAGGGGTTGATGACAGTGGATATGATGAAGATGAGGAAGTATTGTTTGAGACGCGTAATGATGACACCTTCGGTGCCTCTAGTTCTGTTAGCAAATCTTTTGGTAACTTGACCAGTGGAAAAACTGATGATGGTGCTCAAGTGTCAACTTGTTCTTCTTCTAAG GATGAAGTACAATCTTCTCTGTCAAGCACCGTGGAGGATTTACACCATGCAGATTCTGGTGATCACTCGAAACGACCTTCATCTGAACTTCTCTCTAAACGGCCATCGTCGGATGGTGAAATCAG GATTCAAGAGAATCAGTCCAGTGATCCACTTGCAGGATATAATTACTTAAAGGAGCTTGTAGAAAAGGAAACG TTGGCTGAGGAGGTTCAAAAATCGAAATCGGAGG ATTTGCAGTCATCTATGAGAACAGAGAAAGATGGCACTCATATTGGGGTGTCATGCCAGAACTCGACTTCACATGCTTCTACATCTCTTGGATCATCCATTGGTCAGGAAAAGAGGAGCTCTCCTGGTGAACAAAGAGATGATGTGACACCTGTGATACCACTAGGACAAACACAATCTGCAAGATCTCGAGGACAACCTGGCAATTCTGCGTCATCCACTTCAGAGCGCGGAGGTTCTGCCTCAGCTTCTAGCGTTCCTGGCTTATCTCCAAGCTCATCATTGGGTTCGTTGACTTCAGAAAAGTCAACCCTGAATCCCCATGCTAAG GAGTTCAAACTCAATCCAAATGCAAAGAGCTTCATGCCATCTCAAACTCCTTTAAGGCCTGCTTCTCCAGTGTCTGATGGTTCCTTTTACTTTCCAACTAGTGTGGCTGCTGGTCCGCACATGCATGGCATGCCTGTAGGTGTTGGG ATGGGACCCTCGTTTGCACACCACCCTGTTGTATTCAATCCACAAATTGCGCCAATGCCATCGCAACAGGGCTATTTCCATCCTAATGGACCTCAG TATGGGCAGCAGATGATTCTTGGTCACCCTCGACAAGTTCTTTACATGCCAACTTATCCCCCAGTAAGAAAATTGGATCGCATCCGTTCCTTCCTTTATGCAGGCTTATTAAGTAGTTCCAGAAATATCTTTTCAGACGATGAGTCGAATGGAGACCCATATTTAAGCAAAAGTTTCTCCAACCAACATTATATAGGAATGTTAAAAATGGCTACCGCTTCCTTTTTTTTGGCAGTTGCAATCTTCAATTATTGCTCTATTTGTTATTTTCTGCTAGGCAATTAG
- the LOC131335786 gene encoding protein Brevis radix-like 2 codes for MLTCMPCSKQLGGGSLTQQDDDDDDTANTPSTKQAIKALTSQIKDIALKASGAYKNCKPPCSGSSNHNRNRNYADSDVASVSERFNCSYRRTGGSSISTPRLWGKEMEARLKGLSSGENTPASVSGRTESVVFMEEDEPKEWVAQVEPGVLITFVSLPQGGNDLKRIRFSREMFNKWQAQRWWAENYDKVMELYNVQRFNQQAVPGPTPARSEDESSKVESAEDIPVTPPLSTERLPRNFHRPTGMNYSSSDSLDHHPIQSHRYYDTSGLASTPKLSSISGAKTETSSVDASGRSSSSREADHSGELSVSNASDLETEWVEQDEPGVYITIRSLPGGTRELRRVRFSREMFGEMHARIWWEENRARIQEQYL; via the exons ATGCTGACTTGTATGCCGTGTTCGAAGCAGCTGGGCGGTGGATCTCTCACGCAAcaagacgacgacgacgacgacacCGCCAATACACCTAGCACCAAGCAAGCCATCAAAGCTCTTACCTCTCAG ATCAAAGACATTGCGTTAAAAGCTTCGGGAGCATACAAGAACTGCAAGCCGCCGTGTTCTGGTTCTTCGAATCACAACCGGAACAGGAACTACGCCGATTCCGATGTGGCTTCGGTATCAGAGAGGTTTAATTGCTCGTACCGACGGACAGGGGGTAGCTCGATTTCGACGCCGAGGCTGTGGGGGAAGGAAATGGAGGCAAGGTTGAAGGGGCTATCTAGCGGGGAAAACACGCCGGCGTCGGTGAGCGGCCGGACCGAATCAGTAGTGTTTATGGAGGAAGATGAGCCCAAGGAATGGGTTGCCCAGGTGGAGCCTGGTGTTCTTATCACTTTTGTTTCGCTGCCTCAAGGAGGGAACGATTTGAAGCGGATTCGGTTCAG TCGCGAGATGTTCAATAAATGGCAAGCTCAAAGATGGTGGGCTGAGAACTACGACAAGGTTATGGAATTATACAATGTTCAGAGATTCAATCAACAAGCAGTACCAGGACCAACACCAGCAAGATCCGAGGATGAG AGCTCAAAGGTTGAATCTGCTGAAGACATCCCTGTGACACCACCTCTCAGCACTGAGCGCCTACCCCGCAACTTCCACCGTCCGACAGGGATGAACTACTCTTCATCTGATTCACTTGACCACCACCCGATCCAATCCCATCGTTACTATGATACCAGTGGGCTTGCTTCAACCCCGAAACTGTCTAGTATCAGTGGTGCAAAAACAGAGACATCATCAGTGGATGCTTCTGGAAGGAGTAGCTCGTCAAGAGAGGCAGATCACTCTGGGGAGCTGTCTGTCAGTAATGCTAGTGATTTGGAGACTGAATGGGTTGAACAGGATGAGCCAGGAGTCTACATCACTATCAGATCATTGCCTGGTGGCACTAGGGAGCTTCGACGAGTTCGGTTCAG CCGAGAAATGTTTGGAGAAATGCACGCGAGAATATGGTGGGAAGAGAACCGAGCCAGGATACAAGAACAATACTTGTGA